AGCGTCGAAAATGGCACTTCACCACGAGAAGTCACTTCTCAAGATTATGAATCAGTATATAATGGGTTGATTCAGAACCACCTGCCAAAGCTCGCCAAATACGATATTATTGATTACGACGATCGCGCTAAAGTCGTAACAGTCACTCCTCGTATTGAGGAGTATTTGATCCTGATTGTGGTTGCTCGAATGATCGACTGATACGGCCATTTTATTTCGCCTCACTATGGGCGGAGGCGAGATCCAATGAGACTCTCGATACGAGTTATTGATCAAGAAGAGAACGAACAGACAATTTCC
The Halorientalis litorea DNA segment above includes these coding regions:
- a CDS encoding DUF7344 domain-containing protein — encoded protein: MTSTAHYPSSVANVLGILGNERRVLLLNYLFLFGYEQDIDVRHLARVIGSVENGTSPREVTSQDYESVYNGLIQNHLPKLAKYDIIDYDDRAKVVTVTPRIEEYLILIVVARMID